The genomic DNA GCAACCGTCAGGGCAATGCTCGAGGTGCCCGCCGAGGGTGAACTGGGCCTAGTCCACTGCTACTCGCTCTACTCCTACGGAGCTTCCGCCAAGCAGCCGGTAGAAGTGACCCCGATCTGGCCCGCCTTCACCCTTCGCGGGGCGATACGGTGAATAGCACCAGCCTGCTTAGGCCGTTTATGGAGGTTAAGCTCACCATAGCGGCTCCGCTGCCCCTGGCCTTGTCCGCTGGTCTTGGTGGCCTGGTCTACCTCAGCGTCACCGGGCCACTGCCTGCTTGGATTTCGCCATTGGCCCTCCTGGCCGTCTTCGCCTTGGCCCACCGACAGGCCTCATGGCAGAACCGGGGCCTGGTTATGGCGAGCTACCTTTTCAGCATCAATCTGCTGGTTACCCGCTCCCTATTCGGCCTGTACAGCATAGAACCAGCGGCCATCGCCACGTTATACGCGCTGATCATTCTATATATAACGGCGCTTTCCGCCGTTGCCACCGCCACCTTCCCCAGTACGCTCACCCCGTCGCGTATCCTGCTGTTTGCATCCTCGATGAGCTTATTCGACCGAGTGTGCTCCGACCCCGACCTGCTGCACAACCGCGCGGTTCCGTTCTCATACCGGATTCAAAAAGATAATCTTCAAACAAAAAGCGCTAAGAGGCTATCTTTTTGAATCCTAGAGCACTCCCTTCGGTCGGGTTAGTTCGTCACCGTTCGGTGACGAACTAACCGAATCTGGTATCACACGGTTACTACCTCTTCTCTCCCGCGTTGTCTGGGCTTTACGCGCAACTAGGGATGTACGGGGCGAGCTTTGTAATCTATGCCGCCCTGCTGCTGGGCCTGTGGGCCTTTTACCACCACCGGGCTACCGGTGTGGCGGTGTTCGCCATCGGGGTAGCCCTCGCCATCGTGCTGAGCAGCGCGTTACCGCAGCCGCAGCTTGAGGGCTACCTCGAGGTCAACTTGGTGCAGCCAGGCATCGTTGGGGACGGCGAGCATTTTGTCACACGCAGCGAGGACTACTTGCGCCGCGAACTCTCCCCGCAACTCAGGGGTGGGGCGCTAAATGTGTTGCCTGAGAGCAGCCTATTCAACTATGACTTCGACACCGACCACCTAGGGCTGCTCGCCCACGACAACTTGCTTATTGGGGGCACCATCCGCAGCCAGTCCTTGGTTTACAACTCCGTGGTTCTGTTACAAAAAGGGCGGGTTACCGCCCGCTATAACAAGATCTTCCTGGTACCAATCGAGGAGGACGCCCGGCTTCAGGCGGGCAATGAGCGGCAAACCAACACCCTCCGCTTCGGTGATGTGATTCTGGGCGTGGGTATTTGCTACGAGTCTGCCTTTGAGCGGATCGGCCTGAAAGCCGTCCATAATGGAGCGCAAGCCCTGCTGTTTCTTTCCAACACCCAAAGCCCTCCAGCCACCGCTCTACAGCTCAGGAGTGTGCAGGTACGTTCGGCGGAGACCGGGAGGGTCGCGCTGTTTGTCGGGATGGCGGGGAACACCTCGATGACAGATGCCAAAGGCAAAGTAGTGTGGCGAATGCCCTGGGCTAGCTCCGAACGCCGGGCAATATCCGTCCCGCTCTACTCCGGCCTCACCAACGCGGCGCACTTTTCAGCCCAATTGAGCTACATTTTGGTGGCAGTCACGTGCGCTACTTTGGTGAGCCTTCTGTGGAAAGGGCTGCACAGAAAAGCCGAGAGGGATCATCAAGGCAGGCGCGACTTTCTATAAAACTCAAAACTTGCATTGCCCGAATATCCCGCATAAACACGTGCCACCTGCTCCTCCTAAGGCACGGAGTTCCTGCAAGAGCCTGCGCAAAGAAGTTCGGGGAAGAGGAGCCGAACCGCAGACCGCGCCGCAATAGCACGCCATACTGCTCCCATTCTAGTGAGGCAGGGATGCTTGTTTCATGTGATCCTCACGCCAGACTCCGCCGGTAGGTCAGCGCCTCGGCCAGGTGGGCCTCCTGGATGCGCTCCGACCCCGCGAGGTCGGCGATGGTGCGGGCTGTCCGCAGGATGCGGTCGTAGCTCCTTGCGGTGAGGGCTAAGCGTTTAGTAGCCGCTTGCAAGAGGGCTTCACTGGAGGGGGAAAGCACCGTGTGCTGGCGCAGCGCTCTACCGAAGAGTTCGCTATTGAGCTTCCCCTGGCGGGCCTTCATCCTCTCCCTTGCCGCCAGCACCCGTTCCCGCACCGCGGCGGTGGACTCCCCTTCCGGTGCGCGGGCGAGTTCCTCGGGGGTGAGCCGGGGGACTTCCACCACCAGGTCGAAGCGATCGAGCAGGGGGCCCGAGATGCGCCCGCTGTAGCGCATCCGCTGGGCAGGGGTGCAGCTACAGGGCCTTTCCGGGTCGCCGTGCCAGCCGCAGGGGCAGGCGTGTGCAGGGCAATCGGGGTATTCAAGGTAACATGACCTACTTTCTTCCTCGACAAAAACCGGGGCCGGTGGGAAAGGTGGTGGTACGGGAGGCGCTGGTAGCGGAATACTGGAAGACCCGGGCTTCAATCCGCAGCCTGGCCCGGAAGTATGGGGTGAGCAGCGGGACGGCCTGGAGGTGGGTGAGTGGGAAAAGGGCTAGGCGCTTTTGAGGTTATGTTCCTGCAGGGGGCTAT from Meiothermus cerbereus DSM 11376 includes the following:
- a CDS encoding nitrilase-related carbon-nitrogen hydrolase, yielding MYGASFVIYAALLLGLWAFYHHRATGVAVFAIGVALAIVLSSALPQPQLEGYLEVNLVQPGIVGDGEHFVTRSEDYLRRELSPQLRGGALNVLPESSLFNYDFDTDHLGLLAHDNLLIGGTIRSQSLVYNSVVLLQKGRVTARYNKIFLVPIEEDARLQAGNERQTNTLRFGDVILGVGICYESAFERIGLKAVHNGAQALLFLSNTQSPPATALQLRSVQVRSAETGRVALFVGMAGNTSMTDAKGKVVWRMPWASSERRAISVPLYSGLTNAAHFSAQLSYILVAVTCATLVSLLWKGLHRKAERDHQGRRDFL